In Mytilus trossulus isolate FHL-02 chromosome 14, PNRI_Mtr1.1.1.hap1, whole genome shotgun sequence, a genomic segment contains:
- the LOC134697087 gene encoding uncharacterized protein LOC134697087, whose amino-acid sequence MSLRKFIRKRRKKDVEDWYTGDSETEDQSCFVRNGTLRRSYGTHTEFIRNGTTRRSLDNYQGMLHLNTLQRGELKDLRQQNEFQTKRANMLEAFKENQPNVLGRDREDEHQKERRKLEILYMSQEKENKKLEKELEKYKKLCHASEKNLKEQCERSNNFEKQMVVVLGHLSKLDTTTLVKEDIEQVIQGVTSQLNQHSKLLSTINERTLETSNDVKSLKILAQLGPEIIKKKKMKSLPEDVKSALQRLASLIGPRWQELIPALGLSPSCNELGNSSRTSSEKFWRIIQYWYNSDQEVSLTSLITACRKIGIDIVRDKPMPEYHQRILQRQTQGLINDIIDVHHVVPYLQTDLVMSISLIEYIYSGADRSTRILRMLHALTVLGENALPVFVKALRESSHDHLAENFKDCLENGTADEKMALPLIDKVQCFEKDSQCITVPIGIKEFATMKTKLELCYAEICKNEHMKTNNIKFEER is encoded by the exons ATGAGTCTTAGGAAATTTATTAGGAAACGCCGTAAGAAAGATGTAGAGGATTGGTATACTGGTGATTCTGAAACTGAAGATCAGTCTTGTTTTGTCCGGAATGGAACCCTGAGAAGATCATACGGAACACATACGGAGTTTATACGTAATGGTACTACGAGAAGAAGTTTGGACAATTACCAAGGTATGCTCCATTTAAATACTTTACAAAGAGGAGAATTAAAGGATTTAAGACAACAAAACGAGTTCCAAACAAAAAGAGCAAATATGTTAGAAGCTTTTAAAGAAAACCAGCCAAATGTTTTAGGACGCGATAGAGAAGACGAACACCAGAAAGAGCGGAGAAAGTTAGAAATATTATACATGAGTCAGgagaaagaaaacaagaaactCGAAAAAGAATTGGAAAAGTATAAAAAACTATGTCATGCCTCGGAAAAAAATCTCAAGGAACAATGTGAGCGGTCCAATAATTTTGAGAAACAG ATGGTTGTTGTACTTGGCCATCTTTCAAAGTTGGATACAACTACATTAGTAAAAGAAGACATAGAACAAGTGATTCAAGGTGTAACTTCTCAGTTAAACCAGCATTCCAAACTATTATCAACGATAAATGAGAGAACGTTGGAGACAAGCAACGATGTCAAAAGTTTGAAGATACTTGCTCAACTTGGACCTGAAATcatcaagaagaaaaaaatgaaatcactGCCAGAAGATGTAAAGTCGGCTTTACAGAGACTTGCAAGTCTTATTG GACCTCGATGGCAAGAACTTATACCTGCTCTTGGTCTCTCCCCAAGTTGTAATGAGCTAGGAAATAGTTCTCGTACATCATCGGAGAAGTTTTGGAGAATAATTCAATACTGGTATAATTCCGACCAAGAGGTGTCGCTGACTAGCCTAATCACAGCCTGTAGGAAGATCGGAATCGACATAGTTCGAG ATAAGCCAATGCCGGAATACCACCAACGAATCCTTCAGAGACAAACACAAGGACTTATCAATGATATCATAGACGTACATCATGTAGTTCCATACCTACAGACAGATTTAGTTATGTCAATAAGCCTGatagaatatatttattcagGTGCTGACAGAAGTACTCGAATACTCAGAATGTTACATGCTCTAACTGTTCTTGGTGAGAACGCCCTTCCCGTCTTTGTGAAAGCCCTGAGAGAATCTAGCCATGATCATTTGGCAGAAAACTTTAAAG ATTGCCTTGAGAATGGGACGGCAGATGAAAAAATGGCGTTACCATTAATAGATAAAGTCCAGTGTTTTGAAAAAGATTCACAGTGCATAACAGTCCCTATAGGCATAAAGGAATTTGCAACAATGAAAACCAAACTTGAGTTATGCTATGCAGAGATTTGTAAAAATGAACATATGAAGAcaaataacattaaatttgAAGAGAGATGA